A genomic stretch from Candidatus Melainabacteria bacterium includes:
- a CDS encoding tetratricopeptide repeat protein produces MSTTSWIQAKDDALKAEAEGDYASAVTYWLRTVALLRGSGDTDPKVLCAALERLAAVYVKDHTADLAIEPLRESLAIKIKELGHLHLAVGHVQNELAKVHFLSKNLEEAAVLANECLKCYELGYGEDSQEVATIALNLAATYHLGGLFAEAEPHYKRSLTIRTKGLGADDPHTIKVLQNYAKLLREMHRPQEADFLDQCAFGSITGSWKTLEIPQAESVSTDDICQFCGHKLNGDTKCERCGTVVA; encoded by the coding sequence ATGTCGACGACTTCGTGGATCCAAGCTAAAGATGATGCTCTAAAGGCTGAAGCCGAGGGTGATTACGCCTCGGCAGTCACGTACTGGTTGCGCACAGTGGCGCTGCTGCGTGGCTCTGGAGACACGGACCCCAAGGTCCTCTGTGCCGCGCTGGAGAGACTTGCTGCTGTTTACGTCAAAGACCATACTGCCGACCTTGCTATCGAGCCCTTGCGCGAATCTCTGGCGATAAAGATCAAAGAGCTTGGTCATTTACATCTAGCCGTCGGGCACGTTCAAAACGAGCTGGCTAAGGTTCATTTCTTGTCCAAGAACCTCGAAGAGGCGGCAGTGCTTGCCAACGAGTGCTTGAAGTGTTACGAGCTGGGCTACGGCGAAGACAGCCAGGAAGTTGCAACTATTGCATTGAATCTGGCTGCAACGTACCATCTCGGTGGATTATTCGCCGAGGCTGAACCACACTACAAGCGCTCTTTGACGATTAGAACGAAGGGCTTGGGGGCGGATGACCCACATACGATTAAAGTGCTTCAGAATTACGCCAAGTTGTTGCGTGAGATGCACCGTCCGCAAGAGGCTGACTTCCTCGATCAGTGCGCATTTGGTTCTATCACGGGCAGTTGGAAGACGCTCGAAATTCCTCAGGCTGAATCGGTCAGCACAGATGATATTTGCCAGTTCTGCGGACATAA
- a CDS encoding lmo0937 family membrane protein, translating into MIYTLISLLVLFWLVGLVAHVGGGFIHGLLVLALAVFVFDLLTGRRTTI; encoded by the coding sequence ATGATTTACACATTGATCTCTTTGCTAGTACTTTTCTGGTTGGTTGGTCTTGTAGCACACGTTGGTGGCGGCTTCATACACGGGCTCCTCGTGCTTGCTTTAGCTGTATTCGTGTTCGACCTTTTAACCGGTCGCCGAACCACTATCTGA